A single region of the Lotus japonicus ecotype B-129 chromosome 4, LjGifu_v1.2 genome encodes:
- the LOC130713082 gene encoding uncharacterized protein LOC130713082, which yields MIPEISEEVNMPNMEIVPSVDLTEAFTTSQAFESHKALVNWAKAVGKEHGYVIIIQKSDYGSDKRRVVMTLGCERGGKYKPSTSVLKRKWTGTKKCNCPFKLRARRSDKDKMWTVLVHSGIHNHDTAEVLQGHSYVGRLNLEEKAMVGKMNEERVKASDILIAIRKHNPTNLT from the exons ATGATACCTGAGATATCTGAGGAAGTAAATATGCCCAATATGGAGATTGTGCCTTCTGTGGATCTTACGGAAGCTTTCACCACTAGCCAA GCTTTTGAATCCCACAAAGCTCTTGTTAATTGGGCCAAAGCTGTAGGTAAAGAGCATGgctatgttattattattcagAAGTCGGACTATGGATCTGACAAAAGGAGGGTCGTGATGACACTAGGGTGTGAGCGTGGCGGGAAATATAAACCATCCACATCGGTGTTAAAGCGAAAGTGGACTGGAACTAAAAAGTGTAATTGTCCATTCAAGCTACGGGCAAGGCGTAGTGATAAAGATAAAATGTGGACGGTGCTTGTGCATAGTGGGATCCATAATCATGACACTGCTGAGGTTTTGCAGGGTCACTCATATGTTGGCCGTCTAAATCTAGAGGAAAAGGCGATGGTGGGAAAAATGAATGAAGAAAGGGTCAAGGCCAGTGATATTTTGATTGCTATAAGGAAACACAACCCAACCAACTTGACTTGA
- the LOC130715923 gene encoding protein SOB FIVE-LIKE 4-like: MESSKIFGGDAEECESSESGWTMYIGSPIGGDDGEIDEGTHDDAHNLEDESDDDSMASDASSRPFQYDKGGYGSAAEEECDENKYCLDKKASETQEKKLEAKKVMSSVQDGGKVSKNYWVCKRK; this comes from the coding sequence ATGGAGTCATCCAAGATCTTTGGAGGAGATGCAGAGGAATGTGAAAGCAGTGAATCTGGATGGACAATGTATATTGGATCCCCCATAGGAGGAGATGATGGGGAAATTGATGAAGGTACTCATGATGATGCTCATAATCTAGAAGATGAAAGTGATGATGATTCTAtggcttctgatgcttcttctaGGCCATTTCAATATGACAAAGGAGGCTATGGCTCTGCAGCTGAAGAGGAATGTGATGAGAACAAGTATTGCTTAGACAAGAAAGCAAGTGAAACCCAAGAAAAGAAATTAGAAGCTAAAAAGGTAATGTCTTCTGTTCAGGATGGTGGCAAGGTGAGCAAAAATTATTGGGTGTGTAAAAGGAAATAG